A window from Gossypium raimondii isolate GPD5lz chromosome 7, ASM2569854v1, whole genome shotgun sequence encodes these proteins:
- the LOC128042382 gene encoding cytochrome P450 94A1-like — translation MMNRNLKVISIMMFTQLFASLLLFALPFLILTIIRRTSKSQKSASSPSNIPKSYPIIGSYFAIKSNQENRVQWTTEILQSSLSATFTLHNLFGSRQIFTANPANVQHMLKTHFFNYHKGPFSRGILFDFLGHGIFNVNGESWKFQRQVSSHEFNTKSLRKFVQTVVDTELHDRLIPMLSDAVVDKSVLDLQDILQRFAFDNVCKIAFGFDPACLLPSLPSAQFAEAFEDATDMTSERFRAFLSIAWKIKRFFNVGSEKRLHTAVTQVRDFARKIVREKKQELADNSSLESVDLLSRFLTSGHTDENFATDVVISFILAGRDTTSAALTWFFWLLHKNPEVEKEILKEIKGKSGMPVFEEVKDMVYTHAALCECMRLYPPVPLDSKTAVDDDILPDGTVVKKGTVVTYHPYAMGRMEKIWGSDWAEFKPERWLQRDEAGKWIFVGRDPYTYPVFQAGPRICLGKEMAFLQMKRVVSGVLRQFKVVPAVEDGFQPSLVVYLTSKMKGGFPVRMEEREDLD, via the coding sequence ATGATGAATCGAAACCTCAAAGTCATTAGCATCATGATGTTTACTCAGCTGTTTGCTTCCTTGTTGCTTTTCGCTCTCCCATTTTTAATCTTAACCATCATCAGAAGAACGTCGAAATCCCAGAAATCAGCTTCATCTCCTTCAAATATCCCCAAATCTTACCCGATAATCGGTTCCTATTTCGCTATCAAATCCAATCAAGAAAACCGTGTGCAATGGACTACCGAAATCCTCCAGAGTTCTCTCTCTGCAACTTTCACCCTCCACAACTTATTTGGTAGTCGCCAGATTTTCACTGCCAACCCCGCCAATGTCCAGCACATGCTCAAGACCCATTTCTTCAACTACCATAAGGGCCCTTTCTCCAGGGGCATTCTCTTCGATTTTCTCGGCCACGGCATCTTCAACGTCAATGGCGAGTCTTGGAAGTTCCAGAGACAAGTTTCTAGCCACGAGTTCAACACCAAGTCGCTTCGTAAATTCGTGCAAACCGTGGTTGATACCGAGCTTCACGACCGTTTGATTCCGATGTTATCTGATGCTGTTGTCGATAAGTCCGTGCTTGACTTGCAAGACATTCTTCAGAGATTCGCTTTTGACAACGTTTGTAAGATCGCTTTTGGGTTTGACCCTGCCTGTCTTTTGCCTTCTTTACCGTCGGCGCAGTTTGCTGAAGCGTTTGAAGATGCTACTGATATGACTAGCGAAAGGTTTCGTGCTTTTCTTAGCATAGCTTGGAAAATCAAGCGATTTTTCAATGTGGGATCGGAGAAAAGACTCCATACTGCGGTCACTCAAGTCCGTGATTTCGCGAGGAAGATTGTAAGGGAAAAGAAACAGGAGCTGGCTGATAATTCGTCTTTGGAATCTGTTGATCTGTTGTCGAGGTTCTTGACCTCAGGCCATACGGACGAGAATTTCGCGACGGATGTTGTCATCAGCTTCATACTTGCCGGCCGTGACACGACATCGGCTGCTTTGACGTGGTTTTTCTGGTTATTACACAAGAACCCCGAAGTTGAAAAGGAGATTCTCAAAGAAATCAAAGGGAAATCCGGTATGCCGGTGTTTGAGGAAGTTAAAGACATGGTTTACACACATGCTGCTCTTTGCGAGTGCATGAGACTGTACCCTCCAGTCCCATTGGACAGCAAAACGGCGGTGGACGACGATATTTTACCGGACGGGACGGTTGTGAAGAAAGGAACGGTGGTTACGTATCATCCTTACGCGATGGGGAGGATGGAGAAGATATGGGGATCGGATTGGGCAGAGTTCAAGCCAGAGAGATGGCTGCAGAGAGATGAGGCAGGGAAATGGATCTTTGTGGGGAGAGATCCATATACTTACCCAGTGTTCCAGGCGGGACCCAGGATTTGTTTGGGGAAGGAGATGGCGTTCTTGCAGATGAAAAGGGTGGTGAGTGGTGTTCTAAGGCAGTTCAAGGTGGTGCCGGCAGTGGAGGATGGATTTCAGCCTTCGttagttgtttatctaacatcGAAGATGAAAGGTGGGTTCCCAGTCAGGATGGAGGAAAGAGAAGATCTTGATTGA
- the LOC128042429 gene encoding uncharacterized protein LOC128042429, with amino-acid sequence MHHVDGTAAPPKTVDNARNPAYESWFLKDQMVLSWILGSLSESVLSQAVGTTTAFAAWTKLHQTFASGSRAQIRTLKGSLHSLSRGDDSIVIYMDRAKQIFDQLGALNAAISEDDLVDHILRGLGADYRPFVRNLEAKLQSTSFDDLFGLLLSEELQLKAIQEPLHPTAVAHFTGR; translated from the coding sequence ATGCATCATGTCGACGGCACAGCAGCTCCTCCCAAGACCGTTGACAATGCTCGTAACCCGGCCTATGAGTCGTGGTTTCTTAAGGACCAAATGGTTCTTAGCTGGATCCTTGGCTCGTTGTCTGAGTCCGTGCTATCTCAGGCAGTCGGAACCACTACCGCATTCGCAGCTTGGACAAAGCTGCATCAAACTTTTGCTTCCGGATCTCGGGCTCAAATCCGGACCCTTAAAGGCTCTCTTCATTCCTTGTCTCGTGGCGATGATTCAATCGTTATATACATGGATCGTGCGAAACAGATTTTTGATCAACTCGGGGCTCTAAATGCGGCTATTTCTGAAGACGATCTTGTCGATCATATTTTACGAGGACTTGGTGCCGATTATCGACCATTCGTTCGCAATCTAGAGGCAAAACTACAGTCAACATcctttgatgatttgtttggcTTATTACTTTCTGAGGAATTACAATTGAAAGCTATTCAAGAGCCTCTTCATCCTACTGCCGTTGCCCACTTTACCGGTCGGTAG